A segment of the Nostoc sp. TCL26-01 genome:
AGCTGCCAATGAGGGTACAGATACTGTCATCTCTAGTGTGGAGTTAACTTTAGCCGTCAATTTTGAGAATTTAACTTTGGTGGGAACTGCCAATCTCAATGGTACTGGGAATGATGTCAGCAATCGTTTAGTTGGTAATGGTAGTAATAATACTCTGACTGGCTTGATTGGTAATGACTATCTCTCTGGTGAAGGGGGAAATGACACCCTTGTTGGTGGTTCAGGGAATGACACCCTTGTTGGTGGTAGTGGTGTCGATACTTTTGATTTGACTGCTAGTTTGAGTGCTTTTGATACTATCTTGGATTTCCAAGCTGGTGAGACTGTACTTTTGTCGGGTTCTGAGTTTGGCTTGAGTCAAGCTGGGACAATGGATGCTAGTTTATTCCGTTTGGGGAGTACGGCTGATAACTCTACTCAACGCTTCATCTACAATCAAGCTACTGGTGCTTTGTCTTTTGACTCTGATGGTAGTGGTGCGACTGCACAGGTGCAAATTGCTTTGTTTTCTAATCGTGTGGCTTTATCTAATACCAATTTTACTTTCATTTCCGAAGGGTAAGTAAGAAACCCGACTTGTTGAAGAAAGAAGTCGGGTTTCTTGTTGTCCATGAATGATTTAGGATTGCTATATCAGTGGTTGGTTAGAGGATATTTTATAGATGGTTGCCCAAAATCAAGAATTAGATGCTGTGCAGTGGGTGAAAACTCGTTCTTCCCTTGATCCAAATCAATCCACATTTCTCACTTGGACAGGTAAAATTTATGCCTTTATTCCCGGTGAAAAAAGAAAACTACTATTTAAAATGCTGGGTGTAAGCGTCAGTCGCTGTATTCCCACAGAAGAAGGTAGCTGGGATTTTACCTCCAGAGAGTTAACATATTATTTAAACCCAGAAAACGACGAAATTTTACGTAAATGGGAAAATCCTTGGACAGGCCAGATAGTCCCAGTCATTCATGTGGCTAACAATCCCGTGCAAGGACATTTTCAAGGTAAATTTCCTGCCCAAATAGAGGGAGATACAACCACTTTTGTCTTTGATATTTTTCCGACATATCCTAATCCCTTAGCTGAAGATGCTAACTTTGCTGAATATAGCCCCTATCCAACTTATCAAGCCGCCGAATTATTTAAACTCAGCGTACCCACCGCAGACTTATTTAACTCAGACTTGCTCTCAGTCTCTGAGCTAAAACTCAGTTGGGATAGAATCGGTCAATGGCTACCTTGGATGAAAATGAGCGATCGCCCCGGCAATTTAATCTATAGTGCTTTTGGTAGTAAAGTTAAAGGTCTAACAGATTTACCCCAGTTACTCCAAGATGAAATAAATACTCGCGTTCCTTTATACAAACAAGCCCCAAAAGCATTTATAGAAGGTGAAGACATGACATCTTGGCTATATTTCCAAAAACACTTTCAGTCCTACTTAGCCGGTGAAATCTTCCCCCTACCGGCAGTGAGTGATGAGTGATGAGTGCTGAGTGATGAGTGCTGAGTGCTGAGTGCTGAGTAGGGAGTGGGGGAGTGCTGAGTGGGGGGAGTGGGGGAGTGAGGGAGTGAGGGAGTGAGGGAGTGAGGGAGTGAGGGAGTGAGGGAGTGAGGGATTAGTAAAATAGTGATTAATGACTAGTGACTAATGACTAATGACTAATGACTAATGACTAATGACTAATGACTAATGACTATTGACCATTGACCATTGACCATTGACCAATGACTAACATAAAACATCTTGAGGGAAAAGTGGCACTAGTCACAGGTGCTACACGAGGGATTGGTAAAGGGATTGCGATCGCTCTTGGTGAAGCTGGTGCTACTGTCTATGTTACAGGACGCAGACTCAATAATGATGGGGTTTCTGGTGATGATGTTTCTGGAAGTTTGAGTGAAACAAAATTAGCCGTAGAAGCCGCAGGTGGTGTGTGTATTCCTGTACAGGTTGACCAGAGTGATGATGAGCAGGTGCGATCGCTTTTTGCACGTATCCAAGATGAACAAAATGGCAATCTAGACTTACTTGTGAATAATGCTTTTGCTGGAGTCCAAGCCTTAAGTGATGCCCAAGAGCATCCCTTTTGGGATTTTGATTCGAGTTTGTGGGACGCTTGTAATCATGTTGGGTTGCGTAGTCACTATGTTGCGAGTATTTATGCTGCCCAAATCATGACTAAACGCCAAAAAGGATTGATTTGTCATATTTCTTCTTGGGGCGGAATGTCATATATATTTGGTACAGCTTATGGTGCAGGTAAGGCAGGATGCGATCGCCTGGCAGCTGATATGGCAGTAGAATTAAAACCCTACAATGTGGCATCTGTTTCTATTTGGCCAGGTATTGTTGGGACTGAACATATTTCTCGCCTCGCTGAGGCAATGAATGAAAATGATTTGACCAACCAAAGAAATTCTGCGATCGCTGAACGATATAATTGGGAAACTCCCCTACTCACAGGTAGAGCGATCGCCAAGCTAGCCGCAGAACCAAATATCATCCAGCGTACAGGCAAAGTCCAAATTGTTGCCGAAATAGCTCAAAAATACGGACTAGTAGATCAAGATGGCAATCTACCCGTATCATTGCGTTCCCTGCGCTTTCTAGTACCATTTAGCATACCTGGACTAAGAAAATATTCTTGGCTCGTACCCGATATGAAAATACCTTGGTCATTGTTGCTACTCAGTTTGCTAAAATCACCCAAGATTTGATGAGCTTTGTTTAACCACAAAGACACAAAGACACAAAGAGTCCTAAGATTAACCAGAAAAGTGACCTATTATTCAGATTTCTATCGACCACAAACACACAATCATTAACGAGGGTTGCTACTGTATTCCCTCTTGATTCCAGTTTTTCCTTGCAAGAATTAGCTGGGATCTAATGTTGTGCCTTAATTTAAAGTTCGATGGTTGTAGATGAACATAGGAATAATTGAGCCTTACAGTAACGGGTTTTTGGAAGTTGTACCAGAGAGTGACTATTGGCAGATTGTCGCTATACACATCAACGGCGAAGCTTTCTGTCCTACCCCTCGGCTTTATCGTTCAGAAAGCGTAGCATTTGCCAAAGCTGCACAAATTTATGATTGGATAGCTAACAATGAACCAGAAATGAGTAATGGGACTTGCTATTGCTCTCAATTGCAACTCATTTTGTGGCAGCAGTCGAAAGTATCTTAATGATGAGTGCTGAGTGCTGAGTGATGAGTGGGGGAGTGAGGGAGTGATACCATTTCACGTTAATCATGATACACATGAATTATGTAGAGACGTTGCATTGCAACGTCTCTACTGTTTCACATTTAAAGGAAATTGGTATGAGGGAGTGGGGGAGTGAGGGAGCTAGTGAGGGAGTAAGAATTGCTAATGACTAATGACTAATGACCAATGACTATTGACCATTGACTAATTAGTGATACAATACACTTCATGTTTCCTAGCTTTTTACCTGCCACCGTTGGGCAACTTACTGAATCAGAGTCGATCGCTCTAGCTCAGAGTATCCAAACTCAGGCGATCGCTACGCCTTTGAGTAATCAATTAATCACTACAACCTATGTGTGTCAAGGTAGTGGTGGTGTACCAATTTTATTAATTCACGGTTTTGATAGTTCTGTATTAGAATACCGTCGTCTTTTGCCACTCCTAGCCCTAGAAAACGAAACTTGGGCAGTGGATTTGTTGGGTTTTGGATTTACACAGAGGCTTTCAGGGATACAATTTAGTCCTGTTGCCATTAAAACCCACCTATATTATTTCTGGAAAACTCTGATTAACCAACCTGTGATTTTAGTAGGTGCATCGATGGGAGGTGCAGCAGCTATTGATTTCACTCTCACCTATCCCGAAGTTGTACACAAATTGGTGTTAATTGACAGTGCTGGGTTGAAAGGGGGTTCACCTTTAAGTAAGTTCATGTTTCCCCCATTGGGTTATTTAGCATCTCAGTTTTTGCGTAGTCCTAAAGTACGCGATTTCGTTGCTCGTGCTGCTTATAAAAACCCCAGTTTTGCTACTGTTGATGCTTTATACTGTGGGGCTTTACATTTAGAAAGTTCTAGTTGGAGTGAGGCTTTAATTGCCTTTACTAAAAGTGGTGGTTATACAGCTTTTCGATTTACAAAACTTGCCGAAATTGTCTCACCAACGTTAATTTTGTGGGGTGATGCTGATAAGATTTTGGGGACTGAAGATGGTAAAAGATTTAACCGGGCAATTCCTCAGAGTCAACTTATCTGGATTGAAAATTGTGGTCATATTCCCCATTTAGAACAACCACAAATTACATCGCAACATATTCTCAATTTTCGCTCTTCAGTCTAAATGACTTGATACAGCAACTAGCAGATTAATAACTGTTTTTAAAAACCAAAAAGCTGTTTCTGAAAACATATTCTTCCGGATGCAATTAGATATAGCTGAATAATTACTATACAGTGAATATATATGTTCAAGCTATGGAAATGCCTCAGCGCGTATCGGTTCGCTACAAGGACGTATCCTACAATATCAATGAGATACGCTTAAAAACATTTCGTCTTGGGTTGCAAATTTGGGAAGAACAAAGCAAACCTAGAAAAACAGAAATGTATGAATTCATACTATCTTGTTTAAAACAAGTTGATCGCCAAGATAGATTTATCTTTTCTCTACTATTTATAGAGTTAGCTGACCTCATCCGTGATTCTGCTTTAAATCGGAATACGAAAGAAGATTTAATTAAAACAGCTTTTCGAGAGTTTGCTTTTGCTTTAACTGATTTTGAAGATATTGCTAAATGAATTTCTAGAGGATGCCTATTTGATTTTTGTTGGCGTAGTCCATAGCACTAGTATTTGATTATTGAAAAAAATCAGCACCAGTGGAGAAACTTCTTACCTATTGCCTATTGCCTATTGCCTATTCCCTATCTTCAGCCTGTAAACAGCGAATAGCTATTAACAACCCTCTAGCTTTATTCAGCGTCTCTTCATATTCCTTTTCTGGTTCAGAATCGGCTACTAACCCTGCACCGGCTTGTACAGTAACTGTATTGTTTCTCACGACCATTGTGCGAATAGCGATCGCACTATTTAATTGTCCTTCAAAATCGTAATATCCATACACACCAGAATACACACCCCGGCGACTCGGTTCTAACTCATTAATAATTTCCATTGCTCGAATTTTGGGTGCGCCGCTAACCGTACCTGCGGGAAAACAAGCTTTTAATAAATCCCAGGCAGTCTTATCGGCGGCTAATTTACCCACCACATTACTAACAATGTGCATAACATGAGAGTAGCGCTCAACTACCATTAATTCATCAACCTTAACACTTCCACTAGCACAAACACGTCCTAAATCATTGCGTCCCAAATCGACCAACATGACGTGTTCGGCGATTTCCTTGGGATCTGCTAATAAATCGGTAGCAAAAGCTGCATCTTCTCTGGCTGTTTTTCCCCGTGGACGTGTCCCCGCGATGGGGCGCACTGTGGCGATTACTTCTCCTTCTGTATCCCGTTCGGCTTTCACCATGACTTCCGGACTAGAACCGATGATTTGCCAATCCTGGAAGTTAAAGTAAGCCATGTAAGGCGAAGGATTAATCTGACGTAGAGAACGGTACAGCGCAAAAGGATCGCCGTTGTACTGAGTTGAGAGTTGTTGGGAAATGACTACTTGAAAGATATCACCTGCTTTGATGTAGGCTTTAGCCTTTTCTACACTGGTACAAAATTCTGTGCGTGTGAAGTTGCTGTTATATGCTTGTGTTTCCCCGATTTTAGTATTGCTGGGGGGTGTCCATTCTAAGATGGTTTTTTGCGGCGATAGGGGTAATGATAATTTGTCTACCATTTGAGTGACGCGATCGCACGCTTGTTGATATGCGTCCCGTAGAGACGTTGCATGCAACGTCTCTACATCACCATTATCTGAAACCTCTACGTTGCGTAAATCCGCATAGGCGATCGCCCAAATTTTCCGCTTTACCTGATCAAATATTAACAGGTGGTCTACCTGCATCCACAATCCATCAGGGATGTTGCGATCGTCTTGTGGATGTATAGGTACACGTGGCTCAATCCAACGAATCAACTCATAACCCCAAAACCCAAACAAACCACCGATTCCTGGGGGTAATTGGGGTAATTTAACTGGTTGATATGGTGCAAGACATTGAGCTAAAGCCGCAAAAGGATCACCAGAAAAAA
Coding sequences within it:
- a CDS encoding DUF1838 domain-containing protein — its product is MVAQNQELDAVQWVKTRSSLDPNQSTFLTWTGKIYAFIPGEKRKLLFKMLGVSVSRCIPTEEGSWDFTSRELTYYLNPENDEILRKWENPWTGQIVPVIHVANNPVQGHFQGKFPAQIEGDTTTFVFDIFPTYPNPLAEDANFAEYSPYPTYQAAELFKLSVPTADLFNSDLLSVSELKLSWDRIGQWLPWMKMSDRPGNLIYSAFGSKVKGLTDLPQLLQDEINTRVPLYKQAPKAFIEGEDMTSWLYFQKHFQSYLAGEIFPLPAVSDE
- a CDS encoding SDR family NAD(P)-dependent oxidoreductase; protein product: MKHLEGKVALVTGATRGIGKGIAIALGEAGATVYVTGRRLNNDGVSGDDVSGSLSETKLAVEAAGGVCIPVQVDQSDDEQVRSLFARIQDEQNGNLDLLVNNAFAGVQALSDAQEHPFWDFDSSLWDACNHVGLRSHYVASIYAAQIMTKRQKGLICHISSWGGMSYIFGTAYGAGKAGCDRLAADMAVELKPYNVASVSIWPGIVGTEHISRLAEAMNENDLTNQRNSAIAERYNWETPLLTGRAIAKLAAEPNIIQRTGKVQIVAEIAQKYGLVDQDGNLPVSLRSLRFLVPFSIPGLRKYSWLVPDMKIPWSLLLLSLLKSPKI
- a CDS encoding alpha/beta fold hydrolase codes for the protein MFPSFLPATVGQLTESESIALAQSIQTQAIATPLSNQLITTTYVCQGSGGVPILLIHGFDSSVLEYRRLLPLLALENETWAVDLLGFGFTQRLSGIQFSPVAIKTHLYYFWKTLINQPVILVGASMGGAAAIDFTLTYPEVVHKLVLIDSAGLKGGSPLSKFMFPPLGYLASQFLRSPKVRDFVARAAYKNPSFATVDALYCGALHLESSSWSEALIAFTKSGGYTAFRFTKLAEIVSPTLILWGDADKILGTEDGKRFNRAIPQSQLIWIENCGHIPHLEQPQITSQHILNFRSSV
- the trpE gene encoding anthranilate synthase component I, producing the protein MIFPNFSEFSQLALQGNFVPVYQEWVADLDTPVSAWYKFCAGQPYSFLLESVEGGENIGRYSLVGCDPVWVLEARGETTTQTNRDGSQVVFSGDPFAALAQCLAPYQPVKLPQLPPGIGGLFGFWGYELIRWIEPRVPIHPQDDRNIPDGLWMQVDHLLIFDQVKRKIWAIAYADLRNVEVSDNGDVETLHATSLRDAYQQACDRVTQMVDKLSLPLSPQKTILEWTPPSNTKIGETQAYNSNFTRTEFCTSVEKAKAYIKAGDIFQVVISQQLSTQYNGDPFALYRSLRQINPSPYMAYFNFQDWQIIGSSPEVMVKAERDTEGEVIATVRPIAGTRPRGKTAREDAAFATDLLADPKEIAEHVMLVDLGRNDLGRVCASGSVKVDELMVVERYSHVMHIVSNVVGKLAADKTAWDLLKACFPAGTVSGAPKIRAMEIINELEPSRRGVYSGVYGYYDFEGQLNSAIAIRTMVVRNNTVTVQAGAGLVADSEPEKEYEETLNKARGLLIAIRCLQAEDRE